From the genome of Brevundimonas sp. NIBR11:
ATTTCAGGCCGTGCGCGGGCACGCCCAGCTTGGCGGCGATCGCGGCGGGCAGGGCCTCGGGCGGATGGTCGAGCGGCAGCTTGATTTCGGACAGGCGCAACATCCGCGGCCTTGTAGCGGCTCGTGAGGCGGAACGCATCGGCAAGATCGGCGACCGCCGTGGTTCCGCGCAGGCTCTCGAATACGTCGGCGCAAGCTTGGGCTTGGCGCTAGACAGTCGAAAATGGTTAATATAACCGTGATCAGGCGATTTGCCGACTTCCCCGCGAGGTTCGCCTTCTGGGGGAAAGGTGAAGTCCCGCAGGGGCATTTGAGGGTAGCTGACTGAATGGATCCGATCACTTCAATCGCCGCCGCCATGCTGATCTCGGGCGCTGCCGCCCCGGACGGCCATGGCTGCCCCGAAGCGCCCCACTATGGCGACGTGCCGTGCTCGTGCACCCGTGTCGTTGATTTCTACGGTCCCTGGACCGGCGGCGGCGCCGGTTGGCCCGGGCCGGGGGGCTGGGGCCCGCCGATCAACAACCCTGGTGCGCCGATTCACGTCTCCGCCCCGGGCGTTCGCGTGATCGGTCGTCCGATCAACGTCGCCGCCCCGGTGATCTACATCGACAGTCCGCCCGTCTATGTCGACGCGCCGCCGATCCGAATCGCGCCGGCCCAGATCTACGTCCAGCGTCCGGACGTCGTCGTCCGTCCGTCGGAAATTCTGGTCGAGCCGCCAGAGGTTCACTTCTCGGACTGCCCCGACGGTACGGTGTGCGAGCCGGTGGACGACAATGGAATGCGTCTGCTGGCCGCTCGCGCGGCGCCTTCGTCGCCGACGCCCGACTACGTCGGTCCTCGTGAGGCCCCGGCGCCGGTCTACGAAACGCCTCCGCCAATGCTCGACGCCGCTGGCCCCCCGCCGAGGGCGCCCGCGCCGTCTTTGCCGTCCCTTCCATATTATCCGCCCAAACAGGATCGCAACTGACTGTGAAGGCCGACACCCGCCTATCGACCGCCGGGAGCCCTAAGCTCCGGCCGGGGGTCGGCACCGCCGGACTCGCTCTTGGGTTTTTCCTGGCCGTATCCTCCACGGCCGCCGCCCGACCGTATCCAGCGCCGGGCCAGGTGGGGGTCGGCGAACGGGGGGCCTCGCCCGCCGTTCAGCAGTTGAAGTCCTGGGTCCTCGAGACCGGCGACAATCAGGGCTCGCCCTTCGTTCTCATCGACAAGGTCAATGCCGAGGTCTTCGCCTTCAGCCGGGACGGATTGCTGCTGGGGTCCACGCCGGTCCTTCTGGGTCTGGCCCGGGGCGACGTGGCGCCGCCCGACATCGGCGAGCGCCCCCTGTCGGCCATTCGCCCCGACGAACGCATCACGCCGTCGGGGCGGTACGTCGCCTCACTGGGCGAGAATCTGAGCGGTAAGGGCATTCTCTGGATCGACTACGCCGGCGCGCTCTCGCTGCACCCCGTCGTGACGGGCCGGGCGGC
Proteins encoded in this window:
- a CDS encoding L,D-transpeptidase, with amino-acid sequence MGVGERGASPAVQQLKSWVLETGDNQGSPFVLIDKVNAEVFAFSRDGLLLGSTPVLLGLARGDVAPPDIGERPLSAIRPDERITPSGRYVASLGENLSGKGILWIDYAGALSLHPVVTGRAADRRLERLASPTPDDNRISFGCVNVPPAFFDDIIARAFRGTTGIVYILPEQRSMPEVFPGV